In Quercus robur chromosome 10, dhQueRobu3.1, whole genome shotgun sequence, a genomic segment contains:
- the LOC126702206 gene encoding protein NUCLEAR FUSION DEFECTIVE 4-like has protein sequence MERLRLRLSNKWMAAVASMWIQCSSGAYTFGIYSSILKSSQGYDQSTLETVAVSRDIGSSAGILAGVLYTAVTHSNSNSGLCGPWLVHLVGAIQSFLGYFLTWASVVGLIQRPPVPLMCFYMILASHSTPFFNTANIVSGVQNFPDYSGTIVGIMKGCTAISGAIIIQAYDTFYKGEPSKFLLMLALWPTFVSLVLMLLVRIYKANASDDKKHLNGFSALTLIIAGYLMIMVILEKSFSLPLWARIFSFILLLLLLASPLGVAIKAQKEDSKRFLETPSFESNISMENLQSRCSSSKSFVAKDVAYHEVPRGEDQVNDKIMFDEEGMNLLQAMCTVNFWLLFIAMVCGMGSTQAVLNNLSQIGQSLNYTTVEVNNFFSLWSIWNCLSRVGVGYLSDYLLHTRGLARPLLMTVTLAMIVVGHIVIASGFPGALYVGSIIMGICDGSQWSLMPTITSDLFGVKHLGTIFNTIGIASPIGSYIFSVRVIGYIYDKEANSEDHSCVGARCFLLSLFIMASLAFLGFLFVIALFQRTKRFYMLRKSKHSLKR, from the exons atggagagGCTGAGGCTGAGACTGAGCAACAAATGGATGGCGGCGGTGGCAAGTATGTGGATCCAGTGTAGCAGCGGCGCGTACACCTTTGGCATCTACTCTTCAATCTTGAAATCTAGTCAAGGCTATGACCAATCAACGCTCGAAACTGTGGCTGTTTCCAGAGACATAGGCTCAAGCGCTGGGATCCTTGCTGGGGTTCTATACACCGCCGTGACGCACAGTAATAGTAACTCTGGTTTATGTGGGCCATGGTTGGTCCACCTGGTCGGAGCAATACAGAGTTTCTTGGGGTATTTTCTAACGTGGGCTTCTGTTGTTGGATTGATCCAACGGCCTCCGGTGCCTTTGATGTGTTTCTACATGATCTTGGCAAGTCATTCCACGCCGTTCTTTAACACAGCCAATATAGTTTCTGGTGTTCAAAACTTCCCTGATTATAGTGGGACCATTGTGGGCATCATGAAG GGATGTACTGCAATTAGTGGAGCAATAATAATTCAAGCATATGACACATTCTACAAGGGCGAGCCGAGCAAATTCCTTCTAATGCTCGCTCTGTGGCCGACGTTTGTCTCTCTTGTGCTTATGCTTTTGGTGAGAATTTATAAAGCCAACGCAAGTGATGATAAGAAGCACTTGAATGGTTTCTCTGCACTGACTCTAATCATTGCCGGTTATCTCATGATCATGGTAATTTTAGAGAAAAGTTTCAGTTTACCTTTGTGGGCACGCATATTCAGCTTTATACTTCTTTTGCTTCTACTCGCATCACCTCTTGGAGTTGCAATCAAAGCCCAAAAGGAGGACTCCAAGAGATTTCTAGAAACGCCTTCCTTTGAGAGTAATATTTCAATGGAGAACCTCCAGTCAAGGTGTTCCTCGTCTAAATCATTTGTAGCAAAGGATGTAGCATATCATGAAGTACCCAGAGGTGAGGATCAAGTTAATgacaaaattatgtttgatgaaGAGGGTATGAATCTTTTGCAAGCCATGTGCACTGTAAACTTCTGGTTGTTGTTTATTGCAATGGTATGTGGAATGGGCTCTACGCAGGCTGTGCTTAACAACTTGAGCCAAATAGGGCAGTCTCTCAATTATACAACTGTGGAGGTGAataatttcttctctttatGGAGCATATGGAATTGCCTTAGCCGTGTTGGAGTTGGGTATTTATCAGATTATTTACTACACACAAGAGGCTTGGCAAGACCATTGTTGATGACTGTTACTCTAGCAATGATAGTTGTTGGCCACATTGTTATTGCTTCTGGATTTCCTGGAGCATTATATGTGGGTTCGATCATAATGGGCATTTGTGATGGTTCACAGTGGTCATTAATGCCCACAATCACTTCAGATTTATTTGGTGTTAAGCATTTGGGTACCATTTTCAACACTATAGGAATAGCAAGTCCTATAGGATCATATATTTTCTCTGTCAGAGTTATTGGCTATATTTACGATAAGGAAGCAAATAGTGAAGATCACTCCTGCGTTGGTGCTCGCTGCTTTCTGTTATCTCTTTTTATCATGGCATCCTTGGCTTTCTTGGGATTTCTTTTTGTCATCGCATTGTTCCAACGTACTAAGAGGTTCTATATGCTCAGAAAATCAAAGCATTCTTTAAAACGATGA